The window CGTGGTCGCTCATGAGGCACCTGACTGATTGGACATGACAGTCTAGATGGGGAAGCCGGAGCGGGGTTTCAATCCCATGTTTTGAGTGGATGTTTCGAGTCGATGTTGCAGGAGATTGCTTACGGCCGGATTAGCGGGCGCGGCCGCAGGAAGTCGCTGGGCGGCCGGCCGAACTGGCGGCTGAACATGGCACTGAAGGCGCTGGGCGTGCTGTAGCCGACTTCCAGCGCCACGCTCAGCACGCTCTCTCCCAGCGCCAGGCGCTCCAGGGCCGCCAGCAGGCGCGCCTGCTGGCGCCATTGGCCGAAGGTCAGCCCGGTTTCGCGGAGGAACCAGCGCTGCACCGTCTTGGCGTCCACGTTCGCCTGCCGCGCCCAGTCGGCCAGGCCGGCGTGCTCGCCGGGGTGGCGCTGGATGGCCTGGCAGAGCGCGCGCAGGCGCGGGTGCGCCGGCAGCGGCAGGTGCAGCGGCAGCACGGGTTCTTCGCGCAATTCATCCAGCAGCAGGCCGAGGACGCGGCCGTCGCGGGAGTCCGGCGTCACTTCGCCGCTGATCGACAGTGCGACCAGGATCAGCTCGCGCAACAGCGGCGACACCGCCAGCACGCAGCAGCTCTGCGGCAGGTGCGGGGCGCTGTCCGGCTCCACGTAGAGGGTGCGCACCTGCACGTCGCCGACCATCCGCGTCCAGTGCTCGACGCCGGCGGGTATCCACAGGCCACGATTGTCCGGCACCACCCACTGGCCGCTGGCGCTGCCCACCACCAATACGCCGCGCACCGCATAGAGCAACTGCGCGCGGTGATGGCTGTGGGCCGGTACTTCATGGCCGTCGGGGAAGTCCAGGGCGACGGCTGCGACCGGGCTGGCGGCC of the Pseudomonas sp. PSE14 genome contains:
- a CDS encoding helix-turn-helix transcriptional regulator, whose protein sequence is MRKKDIPDGSVLDHGDERAASPVAAVALDFPDGHEVPAHSHHRAQLLYAVRGVLVVGSASGQWVVPDNRGLWIPAGVEHWTRMVGDVQVRTLYVEPDSAPHLPQSCCVLAVSPLLRELILVALSISGEVTPDSRDGRVLGLLLDELREEPVLPLHLPLPAHPRLRALCQAIQRHPGEHAGLADWARQANVDAKTVQRWFLRETGLTFGQWRQQARLLAALERLALGESVLSVALEVGYSTPSAFSAMFSRQFGRPPSDFLRPRPLIRP